In Oscillatoria acuminata PCC 6304, a single window of DNA contains:
- a CDS encoding phenylpyruvate tautomerase MIF-related protein has translation MPLIKVQTSVSTPENAAIATLLKGLSSSLAKHLGKPESYVMTAFNGDVPMTFAGTFDPVCYIEVKSVGTIRPEQTQAMSKDFCNKIHQAIGVPQNRIYIEFTDAEGSMWGWNGSTF, from the coding sequence ATGCCCCTGATTAAAGTTCAAACTTCCGTGTCTACACCGGAGAATGCTGCAATTGCGACCCTGCTTAAGGGACTTTCCTCCAGCTTGGCGAAGCATCTGGGAAAACCTGAATCTTATGTGATGACGGCGTTTAATGGGGATGTCCCGATGACATTTGCCGGGACTTTTGACCCGGTATGCTATATCGAGGTCAAGAGTGTGGGGACGATCCGTCCGGAACAAACACAAGCGATGAGCAAAGATTTTTGCAATAAGATTCACCAGGCGATCGGGGTTCCGCAAAATCGGATCTATATCGAATTTACCGATGCTGAGGGTTCCATGTGGGGCTGGAATGGATCCACGTTTTAA
- a CDS encoding Gfo/Idh/MocA family protein produces the protein MKARQLNHHNLKSQPEPLRIGVIGVGSMGQHHTRVLSLLKDIELVGVADVNVERGLDIASKYRIRFFEDYQDLLPHVDAVCIAVPTRLHHAVGMTCLRSGVHVLIEKPIAASISEAESLVNEAAESGCILQVGHIERFNPAFQELSKVLKTEQVLAIEAHRMSPYSDRANDVSVVLDLMIHDIDLILELAAAPVVRLTASGSRTNQDTSQGNSYLDYVTATLGFANGVIATVTASKVTHRKLRRIVTHCKNSLTEADFLNNEILIHRKTTANYMTEYGQVLYRQDGLIEKVYTSNIEPLHAELEHFIQCVRGGNQPSVGGEQALKALRLASLIEQMALDGQVWNVDNLEFVKPTGVSFG, from the coding sequence ATGAAAGCTCGGCAATTGAATCATCATAACCTAAAAAGTCAACCGGAACCCTTGCGAATTGGGGTAATTGGCGTGGGTAGTATGGGACAGCATCATACCCGCGTTCTGAGTTTGCTGAAAGATATTGAATTAGTCGGTGTGGCTGATGTTAATGTAGAGCGCGGACTCGACATTGCCAGTAAGTATCGGATTCGTTTTTTTGAAGATTATCAAGATTTGCTGCCTCATGTGGATGCGGTTTGTATTGCGGTTCCCACGCGCCTGCATCATGCTGTCGGAATGACTTGCCTGCGATCAGGGGTTCATGTGTTAATTGAAAAACCGATCGCCGCCAGTATTTCTGAAGCGGAATCCCTGGTAAATGAGGCAGCAGAGTCGGGATGTATCTTGCAAGTGGGTCATATTGAACGGTTTAATCCGGCATTCCAGGAATTGAGCAAGGTTCTCAAAACGGAACAAGTGCTGGCGATCGAAGCCCACCGCATGAGTCCCTACAGCGATCGGGCGAACGATGTCTCCGTCGTCTTGGATTTAATGATCCACGACATCGACCTCATTTTAGAATTAGCTGCCGCCCCTGTTGTGCGATTAACCGCCAGTGGCAGTCGCACCAATCAAGATACCTCCCAAGGTAATTCTTATTTAGATTATGTCACCGCCACCTTGGGATTTGCCAATGGTGTGATTGCCACTGTCACCGCCAGTAAAGTCACCCACCGCAAATTGCGACGCATCGTCACCCATTGCAAAAATTCCCTAACCGAAGCCGATTTTCTCAACAATGAAATTTTAATCCACCGCAAAACAACGGCAAATTATATGACCGAATATGGTCAAGTGCTGTACCGCCAAGATGGTTTAATCGAAAAAGTTTATACCAGTAATATTGAACCCTTACACGCTGAATTAGAACATTTTATCCAATGTGTTCGCGGTGGCAATCAACCCTCAGTTGGCGGAGAACAAGCCCTAAAAGCTCTCAGATTGGCTAGTTTAATCGAACAAATGGCCCTCGATGGTCAAGTCTGGAATGTCGATAATTTAGAGTTTGTCAAACCCACCGGCGTCAGTTTTGGGTGA
- a CDS encoding Hsp70 family protein: MTVVAIDFGTSNTVISILNPDNHAPETLRFGEISRIFKAKKQTGENLEIPVIPTVVFIKKGNQIVVGQQVMATRLGQAEPERFFQGFKRDLAADFQSPPRILDGLSYSASTICESFLKEICHRLSRDGIKPSKLIFTVPVGAFERYLDWFRELGSRLDIAEINIIDESTAAALGYAIKKPGSVVLVVDFGGGTLDLSLIRTNRAQPGNSALQAEVLAKSDAYIGGVDIDTWIVEDYLQRQGLSRSQIGEIGWQRLLEIAEKLKMRLSRATEAKEVWFDDENFMSYEVELSRDRFDTLLDYHQLLEQLRGALDEVLAVAQGKGISKAEIEQVLLVGGSCLIPAVQTLIVSYFGRSRVKMDKPFEAVAHGALALNDAVIIADYLRHSYAIRLWDPHCKTYSYFPLFEKGVTYPCQRSEPLMLQAAIEGQQEIRLDIGEVAEISHAEVMFDESGRMIGGALHKREEYRSLDLDRDRVCVAHLNPPGQIGIDRISVRFEVNSGRVLLATVRDLVTGETLVDQEAIAKLK, from the coding sequence ATGACCGTAGTCGCGATTGATTTTGGCACCAGTAACACCGTTATTAGTATTCTTAACCCCGATAATCATGCCCCAGAAACCCTAAGATTTGGGGAAATTTCCCGAATTTTTAAAGCTAAAAAACAGACTGGGGAAAATTTAGAAATTCCCGTTATTCCAACGGTTGTTTTTATTAAAAAAGGGAATCAAATTGTTGTAGGACAGCAAGTGATGGCCACCCGGCTAGGACAGGCTGAACCGGAACGATTCTTTCAAGGATTTAAACGAGATTTGGCGGCGGATTTTCAATCTCCACCCCGGATATTAGATGGATTGAGTTACTCCGCATCTACCATTTGTGAATCTTTTTTAAAAGAAATTTGCCATCGTCTGTCTCGGGACGGAATCAAACCCAGTAAACTGATTTTTACCGTTCCTGTAGGGGCATTTGAGCGCTATTTAGATTGGTTTCGAGAATTGGGCAGTCGCCTGGACATTGCTGAGATTAATATTATTGATGAATCCACCGCAGCGGCCCTGGGTTATGCCATTAAAAAACCCGGTTCTGTGGTATTAGTGGTGGATTTTGGCGGAGGAACTCTGGATTTGAGCTTAATTCGCACGAATCGGGCCCAACCGGGAAACTCGGCGTTACAAGCGGAGGTTTTAGCGAAATCTGATGCTTATATTGGCGGGGTGGATATTGATACTTGGATTGTGGAAGATTATCTGCAACGCCAGGGGTTATCCCGGTCCCAAATTGGCGAAATTGGCTGGCAACGGTTATTAGAAATTGCTGAAAAATTAAAAATGCGCTTGTCTCGGGCAACGGAGGCGAAAGAGGTATGGTTTGATGATGAAAATTTTATGTCCTACGAAGTCGAATTAAGTCGCGATCGCTTTGATACGCTGTTAGATTATCATCAACTCTTAGAACAGTTGCGCGGGGCCTTGGATGAGGTGTTGGCAGTCGCCCAAGGGAAAGGAATTAGTAAGGCAGAAATTGAACAGGTGTTGTTAGTGGGGGGGAGTTGTTTAATTCCAGCAGTTCAGACTTTGATTGTCTCCTATTTTGGCCGATCGCGGGTGAAAATGGATAAACCCTTTGAAGCAGTGGCGCATGGTGCGTTAGCTTTAAATGACGCAGTGATCATCGCAGATTATTTGCGCCACAGTTACGCCATTCGTCTATGGGACCCCCATTGTAAAACCTACTCCTATTTTCCTTTGTTTGAAAAAGGGGTAACCTATCCCTGCCAGCGATCGGAACCGTTGATGTTGCAAGCGGCGATCGAGGGACAACAAGAAATCCGCCTAGATATCGGGGAAGTCGCCGAAATTTCTCACGCCGAAGTGATGTTTGATGAATCGGGACGGATGATCGGAGGTGCATTGCACAAACGGGAAGAATATCGGTCCCTAGATCTCGATCGCGATCGGGTCTGTGTCGCCCATCTCAATCCTCCGGGACAAATCGGTATTGATCGCATTTCTGTCCGATTTGAAGTCAACTCAGGGCGCGTTTTACTGGCAACCGTCCGCGATTTAGTCACCGGAGAAACCTTAGTCGATCAAGAGGCGATCGCTAAACTAAAATAA
- a CDS encoding flavin reductase family protein codes for MLDEQAKKTILRKIPHGLYVCGVKDGENLNGFTASWVMQGSFEPPLVINCVKQDSGSHAMIEASGVFALSFLEAGQKDLAQKFFKPQRRVGNKFEDVEFYLGETGCPIISDSLGYVECNVVGSVKKGDHTVFVGEVIAAGVHREGEPLLLESTGWNYGG; via the coding sequence TTGCTAGACGAACAAGCGAAAAAAACAATCCTCCGCAAGATTCCCCACGGACTCTATGTTTGCGGTGTTAAAGATGGGGAAAATCTCAACGGGTTCACTGCCAGTTGGGTGATGCAGGGGTCCTTTGAACCCCCCTTAGTCATCAACTGTGTCAAACAAGATTCCGGGTCCCATGCCATGATTGAAGCCAGTGGCGTCTTTGCTCTGAGTTTCTTAGAAGCGGGACAAAAAGACTTAGCCCAAAAATTCTTTAAACCCCAGCGACGGGTGGGGAATAAATTTGAAGATGTGGAGTTTTATTTGGGAGAAACCGGCTGTCCGATTATCTCCGACTCTTTGGGGTATGTGGAATGTAATGTAGTGGGTTCGGTGAAAAAGGGCGATCACACCGTCTTTGTCGGCGAAGTGATTGCCGCAGGAGTCCACCGAGAAGGGGAACCCTTATTGCTGGAAAGCACCGGATGGAATTACGGCGGATAA
- a CDS encoding molecular chaperone GrpE, which yields MIEEPNLIGFCWVLTLVLFMGILYLLEAGKIENQQLKYDALLGSRMKELGLMHWKQLAQTAGISTLRLRQIRSGATSHIPWGELRQLAQALNWSMGELEQQLDLLPTPSETTPVVGQPNSELEAQLRQQCQRLREELENQKSQLLENFCQSTFEELQTLLTNYPTAAEMARIKPDLPAKNLTALFTPLDNLLENWGYEPIGHPWESVAYNPQFHQGDSDEIQPGEAVYIRFVGYRQGDRILSPAKVSRTLPRGINSSS from the coding sequence ATGATAGAGGAACCCAATTTAATCGGATTTTGCTGGGTTCTGACCTTGGTCCTGTTCATGGGAATTTTATATTTATTAGAGGCTGGGAAGATAGAAAATCAGCAATTAAAGTATGATGCGCTGTTGGGCAGTCGCATGAAGGAATTGGGCCTGATGCACTGGAAACAGTTAGCGCAAACCGCCGGGATATCCACCCTCCGCCTGCGCCAAATTCGGTCCGGGGCGACTAGCCATATTCCCTGGGGGGAACTGCGCCAACTAGCCCAGGCTTTAAATTGGTCAATGGGAGAATTAGAGCAACAGTTGGACCTGTTACCCACTCCCTCAGAAACCACGCCGGTTGTCGGCCAACCTAACTCTGAATTAGAAGCCCAATTGCGCCAACAATGCCAGCGCTTGAGAGAGGAATTGGAAAATCAAAAATCCCAGCTTTTGGAGAACTTTTGTCAATCTACCTTTGAGGAACTGCAAACCTTGCTGACAAACTATCCCACTGCGGCAGAAATGGCCCGGATTAAACCGGATTTACCAGCTAAAAATCTCACGGCTTTGTTTACCCCTTTGGATAATTTATTAGAAAATTGGGGCTATGAACCGATTGGTCATCCTTGGGAATCGGTTGCCTACAACCCGCAATTCCATCAAGGAGACTCTGATGAGATTCAACCGGGAGAGGCAGTTTATATTCGGTTTGTGGGCTATCGTCAAGGCGATCGCATTCTGTCCCCAGCGAAAGTCAGCCGAACCCTTCCCCGTGGGATCAATTCTTCTTCCTAA
- a CDS encoding lysylphosphatidylglycerol synthase domain-containing protein: MNRLRSQLKPFLRWAILGATLFFLAKTLKDNAGAVAELQITGSSWIALATALGVTFVAHLWSGWVWLWILREFDRPVPLGWGLSVYLTTNIAKYLPGNVWHFYGRISAIAKRDVPLAVAVLSVLLEPLLMAASALIIAGLGSSTLWGTAPGGVPPLLLGLGLGAVLVGIHPRILNPIIQVLSKLKLKKAPPKTEGLLEVSPESAPPTAAKLIRYPLLPLLGELGFLLLRGAGFILTVQAMTPVQPGQLPPLMGAFSFAWLLGLVVPGAPGGIGIFEATAIALLDQQFSPAAILGAVAFYRLISVIAEASAAAIAALLGKGNPA; the protein is encoded by the coding sequence ATGAATCGCCTGCGATCGCAATTAAAACCTTTTTTACGGTGGGCCATTCTCGGGGCCACCCTATTTTTCCTCGCCAAAACCCTCAAAGATAATGCCGGTGCCGTTGCAGAACTTCAGATTACCGGATCCAGTTGGATTGCCCTCGCGACTGCCCTGGGAGTAACCTTTGTGGCGCATTTATGGTCCGGTTGGGTGTGGTTGTGGATTCTGCGGGAGTTCGATCGCCCGGTTCCTTTGGGTTGGGGGTTGTCTGTCTATCTCACCACCAATATTGCCAAATATTTACCGGGCAATGTCTGGCATTTCTACGGTCGAATTTCGGCGATCGCCAAGCGGGATGTGCCCCTAGCGGTTGCCGTCCTCAGCGTCTTGCTAGAACCCCTGCTAATGGCTGCCTCTGCCTTAATCATCGCCGGATTGGGCAGTAGTACCCTGTGGGGAACAGCCCCGGGCGGTGTGCCCCCGCTTCTCCTGGGACTGGGATTAGGGGCGGTCCTCGTGGGTATCCATCCCCGGATTTTAAACCCGATCATTCAAGTTTTGAGCAAACTCAAACTTAAAAAAGCACCCCCCAAAACCGAGGGACTGTTGGAAGTTTCCCCAGAGTCAGCCCCGCCAACTGCCGCCAAACTGATTCGTTACCCCCTGCTACCCCTCTTAGGAGAACTGGGATTTCTGCTGTTGCGCGGGGCCGGATTTATTTTAACTGTGCAAGCCATGACTCCAGTACAGCCGGGGCAATTACCGCCGTTGATGGGGGCCTTTAGTTTTGCCTGGTTGTTAGGGTTGGTGGTTCCTGGTGCACCAGGGGGCATTGGCATCTTTGAGGCAACGGCGATCGCCCTATTGGATCAGCAATTTTCCCCAGCGGCTATTTTAGGGGCCGTTGCCTTCTATCGCCTCATTAGCGTCATTGCCGAAGCCTCCGCAGCGGCGATCGCAGCCTTACTCGGTAAAGGTAACCCCGCCTAA
- the lgt gene encoding prolipoprotein diacylglyceryl transferase yields MTLVTLPLALTFASPGPIIVEIGPLTIRWYGFLIATAVLIGVSLSQFLAKRRNINPDLMGDLILWLVVGAIPLARLYYVLFQWENYADNPGQIFAIWRGGIAIHGAIIGGAIATLIFARLKRIPFWQLADLVAPSLILGQAIGRWGNFFNSEAFGRPTDLPWRLYIPPQSRPFQYVGEQYFHPTFLYESLWNLALFALLLFLFFRDLQGKPRLKVGTLFLVYMAVYSCGRFWIEGLRLDSLMFGPLRMAQFVSLTGIILGIAGLVWLYGFNRPLPDVVSRSNGEPSSS; encoded by the coding sequence ATGACTCTTGTTACTCTACCCCTAGCCTTGACCTTTGCCTCTCCAGGCCCGATCATCGTCGAAATTGGACCCCTAACCATCCGTTGGTATGGGTTCTTAATTGCGACTGCCGTCTTGATTGGCGTCAGTCTCTCGCAATTTTTGGCCAAACGCCGCAACATCAACCCGGACCTGATGGGGGACTTGATCCTGTGGTTAGTCGTTGGCGCAATTCCCTTGGCGCGTCTGTATTATGTTTTGTTTCAGTGGGAAAACTATGCCGACAATCCGGGCCAAATCTTTGCGATTTGGCGAGGAGGCATTGCCATTCACGGCGCGATTATTGGAGGGGCGATCGCCACCTTGATTTTTGCCCGACTCAAACGAATTCCCTTCTGGCAATTAGCCGATTTAGTCGCACCCTCCCTGATTTTAGGTCAGGCGATCGGACGCTGGGGAAACTTCTTTAATTCCGAAGCCTTCGGCAGACCCACGGATTTACCCTGGAGACTCTACATTCCACCCCAATCTCGTCCGTTTCAATATGTGGGCGAGCAATATTTTCATCCCACTTTTTTATATGAATCCCTGTGGAATCTGGCCTTATTTGCCTTATTACTGTTTTTATTCTTTCGGGATCTCCAAGGCAAACCCCGTTTAAAAGTCGGCACATTATTTTTAGTCTATATGGCCGTCTATAGCTGCGGTCGTTTCTGGATTGAAGGGTTGCGACTCGATAGCTTAATGTTCGGTCCCCTACGCATGGCGCAGTTTGTCAGTCTCACGGGTATCATCTTAGGCATCGCTGGATTAGTCTGGCTGTATGGGTTCAATCGTCCTTTGCCGGATGTTGTATCCCGCAGCAATGGCGAACCTTCTTCTTCCTAG
- a CDS encoding alkaline phosphatase D family protein, giving the protein MLTAQDLYSETYYLARNPDVANAIAAGLFPTGFAHFETFGQNEGRNPTALFDTRYYLTLNPDVAAAVSANQLTAFQHYIAFGQAEGRNPSTLYNEPLYLSRNLDVQEVVNASSLTGIQHFQVFGQGEGRIPSNLYNPAYYLSRNPDVAAAVERDELTGIGHYLTFGIIEGREFTPFMGGNTTLPNGVAAGDVTQNSAVLWTRSTEVGPVIFEYATDANFGAIAGQVTNFVTDPTVPVQVQVSDLAPQTQYYYRATDAAGTSAVGQFRTPAPLGTQTGLRFGVTGDWQGELAPYPSIGNVRDRNLDFFVLMGDTVETDSISPDLPGVRQSVNLEQFRTKHNEIYSDRFGLNTWADLRASTATYNTWDDHEITNDFAGGAAPTESPQRDGMFGTDGQFVNETPVFNQALEAFQDYKPITEQQYGETGDPRTANKQKLYRYNVHGSDAASFVLDVRSFRDKPLPFIPETASPEAVSAYLQDAFAPNRTMLGQAQLQEFKNDLLAAENAGITWKFVMSTVPMQHFGIPVAGERWEGFAAERTELLRFIDENNISNVVFVTGDFHGNVVNNVTYQEGFGQPQKPTGAFDVMIGPAAIQLNIGQGPFAAPFGPATVAFTPDALLSAEEKDRYRGMTDEAEKNAFVRQVIDNRIVPLGYDPVGLEGSEIDAQLLQGSYFNAHNYGWTEFAIAPDTQQLTVTTFGVDPYTQGDMEANPAEVANRTPTIRLQFTVNPQSGDVLLPSDITTAVEENLARDFGLQPDNFTVVSSEQQTWSDGCLGLGEANESCLLALVNGWQVTVQSGDRTLVYRTNDSGSQVRLDRQASQL; this is encoded by the coding sequence ATGTTGACGGCCCAGGATTTATATAGTGAAACCTATTATCTAGCCCGTAACCCTGACGTTGCCAATGCGATCGCCGCTGGACTGTTTCCCACGGGATTCGCTCATTTTGAAACCTTCGGGCAGAATGAAGGACGCAACCCCACCGCCCTCTTTGATACCCGCTACTACCTCACCTTAAATCCGGATGTAGCCGCAGCAGTATCCGCCAATCAACTCACTGCCTTTCAACATTACATCGCTTTTGGCCAAGCCGAAGGACGCAATCCCAGCACCCTCTACAATGAACCATTGTATCTCTCGCGTAACCTTGATGTTCAAGAGGTAGTCAACGCATCTTCTCTCACCGGCATTCAACATTTTCAGGTATTTGGACAAGGCGAGGGGCGAATTCCTAGCAATTTATATAATCCAGCCTATTATTTATCGAGAAATCCTGACGTAGCCGCTGCCGTAGAACGGGATGAACTCACAGGTATTGGACATTACCTCACATTTGGTATCATCGAAGGCCGGGAGTTTACCCCATTTATGGGAGGTAATACCACCCTCCCCAATGGAGTGGCTGCCGGGGATGTCACCCAAAATAGTGCCGTGTTGTGGACACGCAGTACAGAAGTGGGTCCGGTGATTTTTGAGTATGCCACCGATGCCAACTTTGGGGCGATCGCCGGACAAGTTACTAACTTTGTCACCGACCCCACAGTCCCAGTCCAGGTGCAAGTCAGTGACTTGGCCCCGCAAACCCAATATTACTATCGCGCCACCGATGCCGCAGGCACTTCCGCAGTCGGTCAGTTTCGCACTCCCGCCCCCTTGGGAACACAGACGGGATTACGATTTGGCGTCACCGGAGACTGGCAAGGAGAACTCGCCCCCTATCCCTCCATTGGCAATGTCCGCGATCGCAACCTCGACTTTTTCGTACTCATGGGCGATACCGTGGAAACCGATAGTATCTCTCCGGACCTCCCCGGTGTCCGCCAATCGGTCAACCTAGAGCAATTTCGCACTAAACATAATGAGATTTATAGCGACCGATTCGGACTGAACACCTGGGCGGATTTGCGGGCCTCTACTGCCACCTATAACACTTGGGATGACCACGAAATCACCAATGATTTTGCCGGAGGTGCGGCCCCGACAGAATCTCCTCAACGGGATGGGATGTTCGGGACCGACGGTCAGTTTGTCAATGAAACTCCCGTGTTTAATCAAGCATTGGAAGCGTTCCAAGATTACAAACCCATCACCGAACAACAGTATGGGGAAACTGGCGACCCCCGGACCGCCAACAAGCAGAAACTGTATCGATACAATGTTCATGGCAGCGATGCCGCCAGCTTTGTCTTAGATGTGCGGTCTTTCCGCGATAAACCCTTGCCCTTTATCCCAGAAACCGCTTCCCCGGAAGCGGTCAGCGCCTATTTACAAGATGCTTTTGCCCCCAACCGCACGATGTTAGGTCAAGCGCAGTTACAGGAGTTCAAAAATGATTTACTCGCGGCGGAAAATGCCGGAATTACCTGGAAATTCGTCATGTCTACGGTCCCCATGCAACATTTCGGCATTCCTGTCGCCGGGGAACGGTGGGAAGGATTTGCGGCGGAACGAACCGAGTTATTACGGTTTATTGATGAGAACAATATTAGTAACGTCGTGTTTGTCACCGGAGATTTTCATGGCAATGTCGTCAACAATGTGACCTATCAGGAAGGATTTGGTCAACCGCAAAAACCCACCGGGGCCTTTGATGTGATGATTGGTCCCGCAGCGATTCAGTTGAATATCGGCCAAGGACCTTTTGCCGCCCCCTTTGGACCAGCAACCGTCGCCTTTACCCCCGATGCACTGCTGTCTGCGGAAGAGAAAGACCGCTATCGGGGAATGACCGATGAGGCGGAAAAGAATGCTTTTGTGCGCCAGGTGATTGATAATCGGATTGTGCCATTGGGATATGATCCGGTGGGGTTAGAAGGGTCAGAAATTGACGCGCAATTACTCCAGGGTTCTTATTTTAATGCTCACAATTATGGCTGGACTGAATTTGCGATCGCCCCAGACACTCAACAGCTAACGGTGACCACCTTTGGGGTTGACCCCTATACCCAGGGGGACATGGAAGCGAATCCCGCAGAAGTTGCCAATCGTACGCCGACGATTCGTTTACAATTTACAGTGAATCCCCAGAGTGGGGATGTGCTATTACCCTCGGATATCACTACTGCGGTGGAGGAAAATCTCGCCCGAGATTTCGGACTGCAACCGGATAATTTTACCGTCGTTTCCTCAGAACAACAAACCTGGTCCGATGGCTGTTTAGGGTTAGGAGAAGCCAATGAAAGCTGTCTGCTGGCCCTAGTGAATGGTTGGCAGGTGACGGTCCAAAGTGGCGATCGCACCTTAGTCTACCGCACCAATGACTCCGGTTCTCAGGTCAGACTCGATCGCCAAGCATCCCAGTTGTAA
- a CDS encoding DUF2997 domain-containing protein: protein MAEYRKVEYRIGKDGKISETVLNGNGQNCIETTAEIEKALGKVESQELLPDYYQDDENIVTESHQSIQPF from the coding sequence ATGGCTGAATATCGCAAAGTAGAATATCGCATTGGCAAGGACGGTAAAATTAGCGAGACTGTCCTGAATGGCAATGGACAAAACTGCATAGAAACGACCGCCGAAATTGAGAAAGCCCTGGGCAAAGTTGAATCCCAAGAATTGCTACCGGACTATTACCAAGATGACGAAAATATTGTCACAGAATCGCACCAATCGATTCAACCATTTTAG
- a CDS encoding type II toxin-antitoxin system VapB family antitoxin — MKIPLEIDQQLIVEALALSNFSTENQLIEDALREYIQRRQQQKILELFGTIDYEDNF; from the coding sequence ATGAAAATCCCCCTTGAGATAGATCAACAACTGATTGTAGAGGCTCTAGCCTTGAGTAACTTTTCCACAGAAAATCAATTAATAGAAGATGCTTTGCGGGAATACATTCAACGGCGTCAGCAACAGAAAATATTAGAATTATTTGGGACCATAGATTATGAAGACAACTTTTGA
- a CDS encoding STAS-like domain-containing protein, with amino-acid sequence MIYDIYSLIGENCMTPNDGQKIYHKIHPQLVAGRPVELDFSKVKIFASPFFNFAIGQLLRDIQPNELNCLLKVSNLNLVGQQVLKQVIENSKRYYSDDQIREAIDAVMREQAESV; translated from the coding sequence ATGATATACGACATTTACAGTTTAATCGGCGAAAACTGCATGACCCCGAATGACGGTCAAAAAATCTATCACAAGATCCATCCGCAATTAGTGGCGGGTCGTCCCGTGGAACTAGACTTTTCTAAGGTGAAGATTTTTGCGTCTCCCTTTTTCAATTTTGCAATTGGACAACTGCTCAGAGATATCCAACCCAACGAACTCAATTGTCTTCTAAAAGTATCTAACTTAAACCTAGTGGGTCAGCAGGTACTCAAGCAAGTCATTGAAAACTCGAAGCGGTACTATTCTGATGACCAGATCCGCGAGGCAATAGATGCAGTGATGCGTGAACAGGCAGAGAGTGTCTAA
- the cobM gene encoding precorrin-4 C(11)-methyltransferase, giving the protein MSKLQPTDPQQPDRALLKPAVYIVGAGPGDPDLLTVKAQKILAIADTILYADSLVPPQILAGVRPDAEVIPTGNKTLEDILPIMIDRVRQGQSVVRLHSGDPSLYSAISEQLHALADADIPCEIIPGISAFQAAAAQLNLELTIPELVQTIILTRISGRASSVPESEELAALAAHKASLCLYLSARHIEEAQAKLMEHYPAEMPVAICYRIGWPDEKIVVVPLKEMAQVTQAENLIRTTLYLISPALAELKTQGGKETGRSRLYHPDHSHLFRPTSGQG; this is encoded by the coding sequence ATGTCAAAACTCCAACCAACAGACCCACAACAACCCGACCGGGCATTACTCAAACCCGCCGTTTATATTGTTGGGGCCGGACCCGGTGACCCAGATTTATTAACGGTCAAAGCTCAAAAAATCCTGGCGATCGCCGATACAATTCTCTACGCCGACTCCCTAGTTCCCCCACAAATTTTAGCAGGGGTTCGCCCGGATGCTGAAGTCATCCCCACCGGCAATAAAACCCTAGAAGACATCTTACCCATCATGATTGACCGCGTGCGCCAAGGTCAATCCGTCGTTCGCCTCCATTCCGGGGACCCCAGCCTCTACAGTGCCATCTCCGAACAACTGCACGCCTTAGCCGATGCGGACATTCCCTGCGAAATTATCCCCGGAATTAGTGCCTTTCAAGCGGCAGCAGCCCAACTCAACCTAGAACTCACCATCCCGGAACTGGTGCAAACCATCATCCTGACCCGCATCAGTGGTCGAGCCTCTTCCGTCCCGGAATCGGAAGAATTAGCTGCTTTAGCCGCCCATAAAGCCAGTTTGTGCCTGTATTTGAGTGCGCGCCACATTGAAGAAGCTCAAGCCAAACTGATGGAACATTATCCCGCAGAAATGCCCGTCGCCATTTGCTACCGGATTGGATGGCCCGATGAAAAAATTGTGGTGGTCCCCCTGAAAGAGATGGCTCAAGTTACCCAGGCGGAAAACTTAATTCGGACCACCCTGTATTTAATTAGTCCAGCTTTGGCGGAACTGAAAACCCAGGGTGGGAAAGAAACCGGGCGATCGCGCCTCTACCATCCGGACCATAGCCACCTGTTTCGGCCTACCTCTGGCCAGGGATGA